AACGAGCTTTAAGTCTAGAAATTCTATCTATTTTAATGATATCAATACCTATCATTGCACCACAAAATCAGTAAAAAATATGTTTTTGATGTAGCCATCATTTAGCACTTCATTTAGCTTGCCGACGATCTCGTCTTTTAGCCTATCTTTGCCTTTTGCGGTGCTTACTTCTTCGTAAGTTTTTGATGAAAGTGTTCTGATGATAATATCTCTTAAAAGTGCTTTTTTCTTATCAAGCTCAGGAGTTAGCAACTCATCGCTTTGCTCCATATCAATCTTGGTTTTAAGAAATCTTGAGCCATTTTCACTAAGCAAATTTACAATGAACTGATCAAGCGGATATATCGGTCCCATATTTGAATAGTCGTTGCTACCATGCTTTGTCTTATTTTGAGCTGGCATGGACTGCGTTTGAGTCTGAGCTGGTGCTTGCATCATATTTGCCTCTTTTGGCTCGTCAGAACTAAGCATCAAAAACGC
The DNA window shown above is from Campylobacter concisus and carries:
- the fliL gene encoding flagellar basal body-associated protein FliL gives rise to the protein MAEEVEEKKAKKGGNGALMIIIIAIFVLLLVIGGLVAFLMLSSDEPKEANMMQAPAQTQTQSMPAQNKTKHGSNDYSNMGPIYPLDQFIVNLLSENGSRFLKTKIDMEQSDELLTPELDKKKALLRDIIIRTLSSKTYEEVSTAKGKDRLKDEIVGKLNEVLNDGYIKNIFFTDFVVQ